A portion of the Clostridium gelidum genome contains these proteins:
- a CDS encoding HIRAN domain-containing protein: MVKKNKENLDYGNKSIYSDLKEFHDRNLGVLYSYQDFETAGIREFKSVTNKVRPLKNYEKNRLSNELMRILLKDIKTPEKLSEINGYITLNPIINYYESYIKLFKDLLEDDNSISLKISEIIKKMLIDSDSSEEIKLGLILAPICKFENIEDILEVFSIHNDYLFYVIKAYEYIGGFNNNIFEVAKKAKGYGKVFCVMNLRPTTYEIKKWMIEEGSNNNVGVAELLSYSMLSLELLEYLETAEFDGEKIEVLAKSFSLLFSDYGLDDIKDGKQVCNKLLEIIDKVDGGIYSLYVVISILYSIEAIVVDDYKAKRSHGSFKFNNDYNDIIENCKRICKKDIWHEIIESQISNIEIESSVLISSCEKTKYKLRKKEFETMLKRDYTNPLLYKYAFSTGNKSIKKCAINIGLQKLPMNQMLSGQDELKIDDLTYEYISQICFFILIKYAQYEDFRDKYKDINLQALRSPLIETRIQAATNLQRFREEFDSLDKEIINDAIDTEMVGNIRRSLNSLLIKTHDKEKRYVEVYDNMHIDAHVKDVYLINIDVAGTNYIDMSEIYNKLLEEDMLYLKRESSNAYDPNAIQIITTEGYVIGYVPKENNLILKNLMDKGKYIYGKIKEISDDYNHINIELYLSYKDIIEEITSTLSLLSGGKELYLQ, translated from the coding sequence ATGGTTAAGAAAAATAAAGAGAATTTGGATTATGGCAATAAATCAATCTATTCTGATTTAAAAGAGTTTCATGATAGAAACTTAGGTGTACTTTATAGCTATCAAGACTTTGAAACAGCTGGAATAAGAGAATTTAAAAGTGTTACGAATAAAGTGCGTCCGCTTAAGAATTATGAAAAAAATAGACTATCTAATGAATTAATGAGAATTTTATTAAAAGATATTAAAACTCCAGAAAAATTATCTGAGATAAATGGATATATAACATTAAATCCAATCATTAATTATTATGAAAGTTATATTAAACTTTTCAAAGACTTATTAGAAGATGATAATAGTATAAGTCTAAAAATAAGTGAAATTATAAAAAAAATGCTTATAGATAGTGATTCAAGTGAAGAAATTAAGCTGGGATTAATACTTGCACCTATTTGCAAGTTTGAAAATATAGAAGATATATTAGAAGTATTTTCTATTCATAATGATTATCTTTTTTATGTGATTAAGGCTTATGAATATATAGGAGGCTTTAATAATAATATTTTTGAAGTGGCAAAGAAAGCTAAGGGGTATGGCAAAGTATTTTGTGTAATGAATCTTAGACCAACAACTTATGAAATAAAAAAGTGGATGATAGAAGAAGGCTCAAACAACAATGTGGGAGTTGCAGAATTATTATCTTATAGTATGCTTTCATTAGAACTTTTAGAGTATTTAGAAACTGCTGAGTTTGATGGAGAAAAAATTGAGGTTTTAGCAAAATCATTTAGTTTGTTATTTTCAGATTATGGATTAGATGACATTAAGGATGGGAAACAAGTTTGTAATAAATTATTAGAAATTATTGATAAGGTTGATGGAGGAATATATTCTTTATATGTTGTGATTTCAATTCTTTATTCAATAGAAGCTATTGTAGTTGATGATTATAAAGCAAAAAGAAGCCATGGTTCTTTTAAATTTAATAATGATTACAATGATATAATTGAAAATTGTAAAAGAATCTGTAAGAAAGATATCTGGCATGAAATAATAGAGAGCCAAATATCAAACATAGAAATTGAAAGCAGTGTTTTAATAAGCAGCTGTGAAAAAACAAAATATAAATTAAGAAAAAAAGAATTTGAGACAATGTTAAAAAGAGATTATACTAATCCATTATTATACAAATATGCATTTTCAACAGGAAATAAATCAATAAAAAAATGTGCTATTAACATAGGGCTACAAAAATTACCAATGAATCAAATGTTAAGTGGTCAAGATGAATTAAAAATAGATGATTTAACTTATGAATATATATCACAAATTTGTTTTTTTATATTAATAAAATATGCACAGTATGAGGATTTTCGAGATAAATATAAAGACATTAATCTTCAAGCTTTAAGATCACCTTTAATTGAAACAAGGATTCAAGCTGCAACAAATCTTCAAAGATTTAGAGAAGAATTTGATTCTTTAGATAAGGAAATTATTAATGATGCCATAGACACAGAAATGGTAGGGAATATACGAAGATCTCTTAATTCTTTATTAATCAAAACACATGATAAGGAAAAAAGATATGTTGAAGTTTATGATAATATGCACATAGACGCTCATGTTAAAGATGTATATTTAATTAATATAGATGTTGCTGGAACAAATTATATCGATATGAGTGAAATATACAATAAGTTATTAGAAGAGGATATGTTATATTTAAAGAGAGAGAGTAGCAATGCATATGATCCAAATGCAATTCAAATTATAACCACAGAAGGATATGTAATTGGATATGTTCCTAAAGAAAATAATTTGATTTTAAAAAATCTAATGGATAAGGGCAAGTATATATATGGAAAGATAAAAGAAATAAGTGATGACTATAATCATATAAACATTGAACTTTATCTAAGTTATAAAGATATAATAGAAGAAATAACAAGTACTTTATCACTACTCTCAGGGGGAAAAGAGCTTTATCTTCAATAA
- a CDS encoding nitroreductase family protein gives MEILECINSKRSIRVYADEIIPEEVLTNLIELGTKVSTGSGLEPWGFVIIQDKNEIDSLSEMTKQYLLDNFEKYPYLQQYKDWLKNSQYSIFNHASTLLIIYGNVESHWHVYDCSLVAGNIMLAAHSMGIGTCWIGFAEYTLNTKEFKEKYGVPEQYELVCPMSIGYMKTKLTPPKRKKPIIFNKK, from the coding sequence ATGGAAATTTTAGAATGTATTAATAGCAAAAGAAGTATTAGAGTATATGCAGATGAAATAATACCTGAAGAAGTTCTAACTAATCTAATTGAACTTGGTACAAAAGTATCAACTGGTTCAGGTCTTGAACCATGGGGATTTGTGATTATTCAAGATAAAAATGAAATAGATTCCTTATCTGAAATGACAAAGCAATATTTATTAGATAATTTTGAAAAATATCCCTATTTACAGCAATATAAAGATTGGTTAAAGAACTCACAATATAGTATTTTCAATCATGCAAGTACATTGCTGATTATTTATGGAAATGTAGAATCTCATTGGCATGTTTATGATTGCAGTCTTGTAGCAGGAAATATCATGTTGGCCGCTCATAGTATGGGAATTGGAACTTGTTGGATTGGATTTGCAGAGTATACTTTAAATACAAAGGAATTCAAAGAAAAATATGGTGTGCCAGAACAATATGAATTGGTTTGTCCTATGAGTATTGGATATATGAAAACTAAACTAACACCACCAAAAAGAAAAAAACCAATAATATTTAATAAAAAATAA
- a CDS encoding TerC/Alx family metal homeostasis membrane protein, protein MKAKKSLLNLIFWITLSILFNIFIFYTRGETAAIEYFGGYIVEMSLSLDNLFLFLMVFSSFKIKEEYQEKVLLYGVIGAMILRLIFILLGVAMISKFSFLLSIFGVILLLSGFKMFSKENDNIQFHDNFAIKILKKIIPVTNVLHGQKFFVKQNKSLYATPLFAALIIIEFSDIIFAIDSIPAIFSITTNTFIVYTSNIFAILGLRSMYYILQKMNNMFKFMRYGIGCILIFTGLKLVLLFWNIEISVTNSVLIIITILLSSILISSVWDELINKSKS, encoded by the coding sequence TTGAAAGCAAAAAAGTCTTTACTTAACTTAATATTCTGGATAACTTTATCAATCTTGTTTAATATTTTTATATTTTATACAAGAGGTGAAACAGCAGCTATTGAGTATTTTGGCGGCTACATAGTAGAAATGTCATTAAGCTTAGACAATTTATTTCTATTTTTAATGGTATTTTCAAGCTTTAAGATAAAAGAAGAATATCAAGAAAAAGTGCTATTATATGGGGTAATAGGTGCAATGATACTACGTCTAATATTCATTTTATTAGGTGTAGCTATGATAAGTAAGTTTAGTTTTCTACTTTCTATTTTTGGCGTCATATTATTACTTAGTGGTTTTAAAATGTTTTCTAAAGAAAATGACAATATACAATTTCATGATAATTTTGCAATTAAGATCTTAAAAAAAATAATTCCAGTGACAAATGTTTTACATGGACAAAAGTTTTTTGTAAAACAAAACAAAAGTCTTTATGCAACACCTCTTTTTGCAGCACTTATAATAATCGAATTTTCTGATATTATATTTGCAATAGATTCTATACCAGCTATTTTTTCAATAACTACAAATACCTTTATAGTTTATACGTCTAATATATTTGCAATACTCGGACTTAGAAGTATGTATTATATACTACAAAAGATGAATAATATGTTTAAATTTATGAGGTATGGTATAGGGTGTATACTGATATTTACAGGTCTAAAGCTTGTACTACTATTTTGGAACATTGAAATTTCAGTTACAAATTCTGTATTGATTATAATTACTATTTTATTAAGTAGTATTTTGATATCTTCCGTATGGGATGAACTAATTAATAAGTCAAAAAGTTAG
- a CDS encoding methyl-accepting chemotaxis protein: MKFKELKLNSIRTKLIISLVSICIIPLIILGVGSYNKSKTILSDKLTITSTQTLSEVNNGLIDYFQGFTKIVSITSENPVIVNIDADNNIEIIRDILKSVKETDKDILGIYYGTASGKFDIYPEEEMPDGYDATARPWYKQALEHKGQVIITPQYKDVVTGDNVVTIAQTVEKDGKVVGVIGVDLSLATIAERINDKKIGNTGYLFIADVSGTVLAHPQKDVVNTDAASKLSIWNKVKTEKSGFVNYEFKGVNKFAVYETNELTGWKIVATLDQSELSDDTKSILQTTFLIIGIMGLIAVFMSLLLSKGIAHNIKNLKEVFAKASNGDLTVSITASTKDEFEDLAISFNSMIKNISNLMNSVTKSSNTVLETSTSLASMSEEITASINEVAKAIEEVSVGATEQVQNAQKGASEMEDLSKKLDQVSVNSNEMNKISSDTKELGVKGLNMIETLTEKSNKTKIATREVNEIVQDMNESTKQISTISETIANITEQTNLLSLNASIESARAGEAGKGFAVVAEEIRKLAEESKTSTEEIKKIITSIQDKSNTAVKAIQLTGTVVNEQELAVGQTQQIFSEILKSIETMIIKVDEVKLSIVEINKKKQSTVSEIENISFISEQTASSSEEVTASTEEITATMEELSSHSSELQILAQKLGDEISRFKTN; the protein is encoded by the coding sequence ATGAAATTTAAGGAACTAAAACTAAACAGCATTCGAACGAAACTAATTATTAGCTTAGTATCAATTTGTATAATTCCATTAATTATATTGGGAGTCGGCTCATACAATAAATCAAAGACAATCCTTAGTGACAAGTTAACAATTACAAGTACTCAAACACTTTCAGAAGTAAATAATGGATTAATAGATTATTTTCAAGGATTTACAAAGATAGTATCTATTACTTCAGAAAATCCTGTTATTGTAAATATTGATGCAGATAACAATATTGAAATTATAAGGGATATATTGAAAAGTGTAAAAGAAACTGATAAAGATATTTTAGGTATTTATTATGGAACTGCGTCTGGAAAGTTTGATATATATCCAGAAGAAGAAATGCCAGATGGATATGATGCAACTGCAAGACCATGGTATAAACAAGCTTTAGAACATAAGGGACAAGTTATAATAACTCCACAATATAAAGATGTTGTAACTGGAGATAATGTTGTAACAATTGCACAAACAGTAGAGAAAGATGGGAAAGTAGTTGGTGTTATAGGAGTAGATTTATCATTAGCTACGATTGCAGAAAGAATAAACGATAAAAAGATAGGTAATACAGGTTATTTATTTATTGCAGATGTGTCAGGAACTGTTTTAGCTCACCCACAAAAGGATGTTGTTAACACAGATGCTGCTTCAAAGTTAAGTATTTGGAATAAAGTAAAAACAGAGAAAAGTGGATTTGTTAATTATGAATTTAAAGGTGTGAACAAGTTTGCAGTATATGAAACAAACGAATTAACAGGTTGGAAGATAGTGGCTACATTAGATCAAAGTGAACTTTCAGATGACACAAAATCTATATTACAAACAACTTTTTTAATAATAGGAATAATGGGATTAATTGCAGTATTTATGTCGTTATTATTAAGCAAAGGAATAGCTCATAATATAAAAAATTTAAAAGAAGTATTTGCTAAAGCTTCAAACGGGGATTTAACTGTTTCCATAACAGCTTCAACAAAAGATGAATTTGAGGATTTGGCTATATCATTTAACTCAATGATAAAAAACATATCAAATCTTATGAATAGTGTTACAAAGTCATCTAATACAGTATTAGAAACGTCAACAAGTCTTGCAAGTATGTCAGAAGAGATAACAGCTTCAATAAATGAAGTGGCAAAGGCAATAGAAGAGGTGTCTGTTGGGGCAACTGAACAAGTTCAAAATGCACAAAAAGGTGCTTCTGAAATGGAAGACTTATCAAAAAAATTAGATCAAGTTAGTGTTAATTCTAATGAGATGAATAAAATCTCAAGTGATACTAAAGAATTAGGCGTAAAAGGTCTAAACATGATAGAAACATTAACTGAGAAATCAAATAAAACAAAGATAGCTACGAGGGAAGTTAATGAAATAGTTCAAGATATGAATGAAAGCACTAAGCAAATAAGTACTATATCTGAAACAATAGCTAATATAACAGAACAAACTAATCTTTTATCATTAAATGCAAGTATAGAATCTGCACGTGCAGGTGAGGCAGGCAAAGGATTTGCTGTAGTTGCAGAGGAGATACGAAAACTTGCTGAAGAGTCAAAAACTTCAACAGAAGAAATAAAGAAAATTATAACTAGTATACAGGATAAATCAAATACAGCAGTAAAAGCTATTCAGCTAACTGGAACTGTAGTAAATGAACAAGAATTAGCGGTAGGTCAAACTCAACAGATATTTAGTGAGATTTTAAAATCAATTGAAACAATGATTATTAAAGTTGATGAAGTGAAACTATCTATTGTAGAGATAAATAAGAAAAAACAATCAACAGTATCAGAAATTGAGAATATTTCATTTATATCAGAACAAACAGCTTCTTCTTCAGAAGAAGTTACCGCTTCAACAGAAGAAATAACAGCAACTATGGAAGAACTTTCAAGTCATTCAAGTGAACTTCAAATATTAGCACAAAAATTAGGTGATGAAATAAGTAGATTTAAAACTAATTAG
- a CDS encoding leucine-rich repeat protein, whose amino-acid sequence MFSTTIKKIITLVISLATFTGIVPVIISPIPVFASQEEGEKKPYDYVEVDQTANDTTVSTTSASVKVSNSLDKSVTIPNLNVEFDNEWSSNNSFENMDGTVIINAIKFQLTDNRSKCASVTGNCLKANTDLVLPSEIKCNGQTFKVTSIGKSALKNCKKITRIAIPSSIENIENEAFLGCTSLTKINVDTYNNNYESKDGVLFNKNAIKLIQYPIEKTDEKYEIPSSVIKIEDYAFLGCNWNLKYIVHNDDIKKYLLGCESRIQGSQITVVTLDTSKLGTLYDVYKEMKQGNYTVESFKLFIDALHNAKKVLDKKTDTTQTEVDNEEKALREAINALKQKVEVTGITVSGADYISQSGGSTNLTVSVSPDDATNTNIKWSIVSGDSLASISKDGTLTARKSGNGTVTVRATAKDRSDIYGDKIITIDNNGSYIITPSDGVNQTITPSGNLNITENDDSSYIIKSNSSSSSKSKSSKIGVNIADEVVTIMIVLNEVTGVNKINWILYLIL is encoded by the coding sequence ATGTTCAGTACCACCATAAAAAAAATAATAACTTTAGTAATAAGTTTAGCAACATTCACCGGAATTGTGCCAGTAATTATTTCACCAATACCTGTATTTGCAAGTCAGGAAGAAGGAGAAAAAAAACCATATGATTATGTAGAAGTTGATCAGACAGCCAATGACACAACTGTCTCCACAACGTCAGCCAGTGTAAAGGTATCAAATTCACTTGATAAGTCTGTTACTATTCCTAATTTAAATGTTGAATTTGATAATGAATGGTCAAGTAACAATAGCTTTGAAAATATGGACGGTACTGTGATTATTAATGCAATTAAATTTCAATTAACAGATAATAGAAGCAAATGTGCTTCAGTAACAGGTAACTGTTTAAAGGCTAATACTGATTTAGTATTACCAAGTGAAATTAAATGTAATGGCCAAACATTTAAAGTAACAAGTATAGGTAAGAGTGCATTAAAAAACTGTAAAAAAATAACTAGAATAGCAATACCAAGTAGTATAGAGAACATAGAAAATGAGGCATTCTTGGGATGTACTTCGTTAACAAAAATAAATGTAGATACTTATAATAACAATTATGAAAGTAAGGATGGAGTTTTATTTAATAAGAATGCAATAAAGTTAATACAATATCCAATAGAAAAAACAGATGAAAAATATGAAATCCCAAGTAGTGTAATAAAAATAGAGGACTATGCTTTTTTGGGTTGCAATTGGAACTTGAAATATATAGTGCACAATGATGATATAAAAAAATATTTATTAGGATGTGAGAGTCGTATACAAGGCTCTCAGATTACAGTAGTAACATTAGATACAAGCAAATTAGGAACATTATATGATGTATATAAAGAAATGAAACAAGGAAATTATACAGTTGAAAGTTTTAAATTATTTATAGATGCATTACATAATGCAAAAAAAGTATTAGATAAGAAGACTGACACTACACAAACAGAAGTAGATAATGAAGAAAAAGCATTGCGAGAAGCAATAAATGCATTAAAACAAAAAGTAGAAGTAACAGGAATAACAGTAAGTGGAGCAGACTATATAAGTCAAAGTGGAGGAAGCACAAACTTAACAGTTAGTGTAAGTCCAGATGATGCTACAAATACGAATATTAAATGGAGTATAGTAAGTGGAGATAGTTTAGCAAGTATTAGTAAAGATGGAACGCTTACTGCAAGAAAAAGTGGTAATGGAACTGTAACAGTTAGGGCAACTGCAAAAGATAGAAGTGATATTTATGGAGATAAAATAATAACAATAGATAATAATGGTTCATATATAATTACTCCAAGTGATGGAGTAAATCAAACTATAACTCCAAGTGGAAATTTAAATATAACAGAAAATGATGATTCAAGTTATATTATTAAATCAAATAGTAGTTCGTCTTCAAAAAGTAAGAGTAGTAAAATAGGGGTTAACATTGCCGATGAAGTAGTAACAATAATGATAGTTCTAAATGAAGTAACAGGAGTTAACAAAATAAATTGGATATTATATCTTATACTATAA
- a CDS encoding valine--tRNA ligase yields MSEIKNISTTYDPKEFEDRIYKNWEEKGYFTPVIDKKKKPYTIIMPPPNITGELHLGHAFDDTLQDMLIRFKRMQGYCTLWLPGEDHASIATEVKVANELAKQGLNKKEMGREAFLEKVWEWSDEYRAKIRNQVKKLGVSADFTREAFTMDENLSAAVKHVFVKLYNQGLIYQGNRITNWCTHCQTALSDAEIEYEEQAGHFWHINYPLADGSGVIEIATTRPETLLGDSGVAVNPNDERYKHLIGKTVMLPLVNREIPIVGDDYVDLEFGTGAVKMTPAHDPNDFEVGKRHNLEIIRVMDDKGVINHLGGKYQGLDRYEARDVIVKDLEELGLLVKIKDHAHNVGTHDRCGTTVEPIISKQWYVKMESLAKPAIEVVKNKKTKFVPERFEKTYFNWMENIQDWCISRQLWWGHRIPVFYCQDCGEIMVLEETPKTCTKCGSSNIEQDKDVLDTWFSSALWPFSTLGWPNKTADLEYFYPTSTLVTGHDIIFFWVARMIFSGLHCMDETPFDTVLIHGLIRDSEGRKMSKSLGNGVNPLEVIDTYGADALRFMIATGNAPGNDMRYYPERVESSRNFANKIWNASRFVMMNLDKEIMNKYKDSKEYSLADKWILSKMNTVVKEVTENMDKFELGIAMQKVNDFMWNDFCDWYIELVKPVFYGEDEKAKGIVYNVLNTVLVTGLKLLHPAMPFITEEIFTHLTDEETITTSAWPEFNEALVNKEAENDMAYIIEAIKGLRNVRAEMNVPPSRKAKVICYIAEDAKKAFNAGSAYIEKLASASDVEFIADKANVPSNAVSLVVKGGELFMPLLDLVDKEKELDRLSKEVKKLEGEIDRIDKKLGNQGFVAKAPAEVIDAEKEKRVKYVEMLEAVKVRIDALN; encoded by the coding sequence ATGTCAGAAATTAAAAACATATCAACTACATATGATCCAAAAGAATTTGAGGATAGAATTTATAAGAACTGGGAAGAAAAAGGCTATTTTACACCAGTAATTGATAAGAAGAAAAAGCCTTATACAATAATAATGCCACCACCAAATATAACTGGCGAGCTTCATTTAGGGCATGCATTTGATGATACACTTCAAGATATGTTAATAAGATTTAAGAGAATGCAAGGATATTGTACATTATGGCTACCAGGAGAAGATCATGCATCTATTGCAACAGAAGTTAAAGTTGCTAATGAACTTGCAAAGCAAGGTTTAAATAAAAAAGAAATGGGAAGAGAAGCATTCCTTGAAAAAGTTTGGGAGTGGAGTGATGAATACAGAGCAAAAATAAGAAATCAAGTTAAGAAACTTGGTGTATCAGCTGACTTTACAAGAGAAGCTTTTACAATGGATGAAAATCTTAGTGCAGCTGTAAAACATGTATTTGTTAAGCTTTATAATCAAGGCTTAATTTATCAAGGAAATAGAATAACTAACTGGTGTACTCATTGTCAAACTGCTTTATCTGATGCAGAAATTGAATATGAAGAACAAGCAGGTCACTTCTGGCATATAAATTATCCATTAGCTGATGGAAGTGGAGTTATTGAAATTGCAACAACTAGACCTGAAACATTACTTGGAGATAGTGGTGTTGCTGTTAATCCTAATGATGAAAGATATAAGCACCTTATCGGTAAGACTGTAATGTTACCATTAGTAAATAGAGAAATCCCAATAGTAGGAGATGACTATGTAGATTTAGAATTTGGAACTGGTGCAGTTAAAATGACTCCAGCTCATGATCCTAATGACTTTGAAGTAGGAAAGAGACACAACCTTGAAATCATAAGAGTTATGGATGATAAGGGTGTTATTAATCACTTGGGTGGAAAATATCAAGGTTTAGATAGATATGAAGCAAGAGATGTTATAGTTAAAGATTTAGAAGAATTAGGTCTTTTAGTTAAAATTAAAGATCATGCTCATAATGTTGGAACTCATGATAGATGTGGTACTACAGTAGAACCAATAATATCAAAGCAATGGTATGTTAAAATGGAATCTTTAGCGAAACCAGCTATAGAAGTAGTTAAGAATAAGAAAACTAAATTTGTTCCAGAAAGATTTGAAAAGACATACTTCAACTGGATGGAAAACATTCAAGATTGGTGTATTTCAAGACAATTATGGTGGGGGCATAGAATACCGGTTTTCTATTGTCAAGATTGTGGTGAAATCATGGTATTAGAAGAAACACCAAAGACTTGTACTAAGTGTGGATCTAGTAATATAGAACAAGATAAAGATGTATTAGATACATGGTTTTCTTCAGCATTATGGCCTTTCTCAACACTTGGTTGGCCAAACAAAACAGCAGATCTAGAATATTTTTATCCAACAAGTACATTAGTTACTGGTCATGATATTATATTCTTCTGGGTTGCTAGAATGATATTCTCAGGACTTCATTGTATGGATGAAACTCCATTTGATACAGTACTTATTCATGGTCTTATAAGAGATTCTGAAGGAAGAAAAATGAGTAAATCTTTAGGAAATGGAGTTAATCCATTAGAAGTTATAGATACTTATGGAGCTGATGCTTTAAGATTTATGATAGCTACTGGTAATGCACCAGGTAATGATATGAGATATTACCCAGAAAGAGTTGAATCTTCAAGAAACTTTGCTAATAAGATTTGGAATGCTTCAAGATTTGTTATGATGAATCTTGATAAAGAGATAATGAACAAATATAAAGATAGCAAGGAGTATTCATTAGCAGACAAATGGATTTTATCAAAAATGAATACCGTAGTTAAAGAAGTTACAGAAAACATGGATAAATTTGAACTTGGAATTGCTATGCAAAAAGTCAATGATTTTATGTGGAATGATTTCTGCGACTGGTATATAGAACTTGTTAAACCAGTATTCTATGGTGAAGATGAAAAAGCTAAGGGAATAGTTTACAATGTATTAAATACTGTATTAGTTACTGGACTTAAATTATTACATCCTGCTATGCCATTTATAACAGAAGAAATCTTCACTCACTTAACTGATGAAGAAACAATAACAACTTCAGCTTGGCCAGAATTTAATGAAGCTTTAGTAAATAAAGAAGCAGAAAATGATATGGCATATATAATTGAAGCAATAAAAGGATTAAGAAATGTAAGAGCAGAAATGAATGTACCGCCATCTAGAAAAGCTAAAGTAATTTGTTATATAGCAGAAGATGCTAAGAAGGCGTTTAATGCAGGATCTGCATATATAGAAAAATTAGCTTCAGCTTCAGACGTTGAATTTATAGCTGATAAAGCTAATGTTCCATCTAATGCTGTATCTTTAGTTGTTAAGGGTGGAGAATTATTTATGCCATTACTTGACTTAGTAGATAAAGAAAAAGAATTAGATAGATTAAGTAAGGAAGTTAAAAAATTAGAAGGCGAAATTGATAGAATAGATAAAAAACTAGGAAATCAAGGATTCGTAGCTAAAGCACCTGCAGAAGTTATAGATGCAGAAAAAGAAAAAAGAGTAAAGTATGTAGAGATGCTTGAAGCTGTAAAAGTTAGAATTGATGCTTTAAATTAA
- a CDS encoding bifunctional folylpolyglutamate synthase/dihydrofolate synthase: protein MNMTYKEAMDYISSVGRFGSNYGLKRTFRLLELLGSPHEKIKLIHVAGTNGKGSTTAMVTKILRGLGYKVGMYTSPYLEEFEERIQINGENINKNTLVRLLEEVKIAINKVIEEGYEHPTEFEIITALMFLYFYNERVDYGVIEVGLGGRLDSTNVLTPKVSVIASISLDHMNILGDNLKDIAKEKAGIIKEGVPVILYPQKKEVEEVILKIAKEKNSKVYLVKKEDGRLIDIDYENLYQNVEIESYKNKYIIKLPLLGEHQILNLNVALNTIEVLCEQEQIKFDKKIVEKSLEDVKWIGRLEVLGKKPTIVLDGAHNIDGIKALRKNIEKYFKYNKIYLLLGILADKQVKEMIEEITPVAEKIYALTPHSERAELSEDLKNEILKYNSNTIAFESYEEAISSALKEAKEEDLILISGSLYMIGDMRKIITRNF from the coding sequence ATGAATATGACGTATAAAGAAGCGATGGATTACATATCAAGTGTAGGTAGATTTGGATCGAATTATGGACTCAAAAGGACTTTTAGGCTTTTAGAGCTACTTGGAAGTCCTCATGAAAAAATTAAATTAATACATGTTGCAGGAACAAATGGTAAGGGATCTACTACTGCGATGGTTACTAAGATTCTTAGAGGTCTTGGGTATAAAGTAGGAATGTATACTTCACCTTATTTAGAAGAATTTGAAGAGAGAATTCAGATAAATGGAGAAAATATTAATAAAAATACATTAGTAAGGTTATTAGAAGAAGTGAAAATTGCTATAAATAAAGTAATTGAAGAAGGTTATGAACATCCAACAGAATTTGAAATCATAACTGCACTTATGTTTTTATATTTTTATAATGAAAGAGTAGATTATGGTGTAATTGAAGTTGGTCTTGGTGGAAGATTAGATTCAACTAATGTATTAACACCAAAAGTTAGTGTGATAGCTTCTATAAGTTTAGATCATATGAATATTTTAGGTGATAATTTAAAGGATATTGCAAAAGAAAAAGCTGGAATAATTAAAGAAGGTGTTCCCGTTATATTATATCCTCAAAAAAAAGAAGTAGAAGAAGTTATATTAAAGATAGCAAAAGAAAAGAATTCAAAGGTGTATTTAGTAAAAAAAGAAGATGGAAGACTAATTGATATTGATTATGAAAATCTATATCAAAATGTAGAAATTGAAAGTTATAAAAACAAATATATAATTAAGCTACCTTTACTTGGAGAACATCAAATATTAAATTTAAATGTAGCTTTAAATACTATAGAAGTATTATGTGAACAAGAGCAGATTAAATTTGATAAAAAGATAGTAGAAAAATCGCTAGAAGATGTTAAATGGATAGGAAGACTTGAAGTTTTAGGAAAGAAACCTACTATAGTACTCGATGGAGCACACAATATAGATGGAATTAAAGCTCTTAGAAAAAACATCGAGAAGTACTTTAAATATAATAAAATATATTTATTACTTGGTATTTTAGCAGACAAGCAAGTTAAAGAAATGATAGAAGAAATAACACCAGTAGCAGAAAAAATTTATGCTTTAACACCTCATAGTGAAAGAGCTGAACTTAGTGAAGACTTAAAAAATGAAATATTAAAATATAATTCCAATACTATAGCTTTCGAAAGTTATGAGGAAGCAATTTCTTCAGCATTAAAAGAAGCTAAGGAAGAAGATTTAATATTAATAAGTGGGTCGTTATACATGATAGGAGATATGAGGAAAATTATAACTCGAAATTTTTAG